The stretch of DNA AAAAATGAGCAACCTCTGTGGTTACTCCTGGTCGCCTTTGCGATCGCACCAGCGATCTGCGAAGAACTGGCTTTCCGAGGATTTATCCTGAGTGGCCTCAGGCAGGGCGGCCGACATGGCCTCGCCATCGTCATCTCGGCCATCAGCTTTGGCATCATTCACATGGTTTCACAGCAGGTCTTTAATGCCGCCTTATTAGGACTGATTATCGGCCTTCTCGCCGTTCAAAGCCGGAGCATTTATCCGGGAATGCTCTATCACTTCCTGCATAACGGGATGCAGGTGGGCCTGAGTCAAATACAAACTCAACTGACGAAACCCGGCTTCCATCAGACTTTCATCACGGTCACTGAAGGCGAACTTGTCTTCCGCCCGCTGCTGCTCCTCCTTTGTGCATTGATTGCCATGGCGGCACTCACCTGGCTCGTCAGCCAGCCTTATCCACCTCGTGAAGAATCTCCCGCACCAGCGAACTGAGCTGGCACATACAGCCCAACCCATCTGTACATTCGTCACGACAGACATAGGTTGACCACCTGGCTGGTTAATGTCATCTCCAACACGCCAGTTCTATCTCTGCCTCTGTGAGCCGGGGATCTCGAAGGAATTTCGAGATTCAGGAATTGGTCTCCTCAGCCATCATCATGATTACATGTTGCAGACATCCCCAGAGGTGATGTTTTGTACAAATCGTGGAGTTTATGGAGATATCAAGATGACGCGTCGCGATCTCACACACATTACGTTCGTGCTCGATCGATCGGGTTCCATGACGGCGATCAAATCAGCGACCATCGAAAGTTTCAATGCCTTTCTCAACTCCCAAAAGGCATTACCGGGCTGCGCCACGATGACTCTGGTGCAGTTCGACTATGCGTACGAACTCCTGGCCAATATGCAACCACTCGAGGCGATACCTGAACTCGACATTAAGACATTCATCCCCCGCGGTTCGACCGCATTACTAGATGCCATGGGCCGGGCGATTGCTGAAACTGGGGAAGCACTTTCCCGGCCGCCCGAAGCCGATCGCCCGGGAACCGTAATCTTCGTGACGCTGACCGATGGTGAAGAGAACTCGAGTCTGCAGTTCGACATGGCCACCATCAATCAGCAGATCAGCCATCAGCGGTCGGTCTATCAATGGCAGTTTGTTTTCCTCGCAGCCAATCAGGATGCGATTGCCACGGCAGCAAACCTCGGGATCGGTGCCGGCCAGGCACTCCGTTTTGCCACCAATCCCGAAAAAGTCGCTGCCACTTTTGACATCATGAGCGCACAAATGCAGAAAGTTCGCGCTGCGAAAATGGCAGATGACGACGCGGACAACCCGCTCCTCAGGGAAATCGAATTCACCGACGCGATGCGAATTCTGGCAGACGAATAACTCTTCACTCAGACAAAAGTTCGCATTACAAACCACTTGTGCGCGAGTGTTCACTCAGGCACGATCTTCGACACAGTTGTCTTCACCCGCTCACCGGTGCGTTAAGGGCCACATACGCATGTCGGATACGACTCAAATCCTGCGCCAATGGATGCTGTTGCGGATCCTCTCTGCCCGTCGGCAAGGCGTTTCTCTCAAGGCTTTGGCCGAAGAACTCAAGGCCTCGACCAAAACCATTCAGCGCGATCTCGCACTCCTCCAGCAACTCGCCTTCCCCATTGAACAGGAGGTCTCTTCGCACGGACGCAAACTCTGGAAAATGACCGATACCACCGGCATCCCGGCCCTCACATTCACGCTCGAAGAAGCCGCCGCCCTTTATTGGGGAAGTCAGTTCCTTGAAGGACTGGCTGGCACTTACTTCTGGCAAGGCTCACGCACGGCTCTCAAGAAAATCCGCACAGCATTAGGAGCACCTGCACTCAAACACCTCCAAAAGCTGGCCACTGGCATTCATCTCACACATGCTAAAGTTGTGGATTATGAATCCCGGGCCAAGATGATCGACGATCTGATGGTCGCGATGGAAGAACGCCGACTTACGGTGATTACTTATCAATCACTTCGAGCGACAGAACCAGTCACCTTACTCGATATTCATCCTTATGCACTCGTCCATCACAAACATGCTCTCTATGTGATTGCCTGGTCGAAGGATCACGAATCGATCCGTACTTTTAAGGTCGATCGCATTACCCATGTCGAGTTGCATCAATGGATCTTTGACCGCCCCGAAGATTTCGACCCGGCGGTACACCTCGAACATTCGTTCGGCATCTTCTCAAGTAGTAAAGCCCCGGAAACTGTGAAAGTCCGCTTTGCCGCCAACGTCAGCAGGATCCTCGAAGAGAAAAAGTTCCACCCCAGCCAGAAACTCACGACTCAGTGGGATGGGAGCATTCTCGCGGAATATCAGCTCGGCCCCTTAGAAGAACTCACCTCCTGGCTCCTCAGCTTCGGCCCCCAAGTCGAAGTCTTGGAACCCGAACACCTGAGAAAACGAGTCATCGACTCACTCAGGCAGACACTCCATTACTACGAAAAGCCCGACTTACCACCATCTTCGACACTGGCACCTACATATTCATTACCTACAAAGCGCAAAGCGAAATAGCGACCATTACGTGACTTAAAGTCGTGGCTTATTAAATCAACAAAGCTGGTGGTTGGTTCGTCAAAACATGGGAATGGTCCAGTAGCTGTATCTATTGATACTTGGGAGATCGAATGTTTCGAAATGGAAACTTAATGAAACAGGTGTTTGAATTAATTACTAAACTCTGCATCGTTATTTCTGCAGTTTCAATGGTCAAAGTGGAATTGTCAAGCCCAGAGTTTGCCACTAAGTTTGCTATTGTCATGCTTACCTTAAGTTTTTTGAGAGATTGGTATATTCGTCGGCATAAAATCCTACGCTTATTGCCAGGTTTTGGCTTTTGGTGGATCACCACATACCTGATATTGCTACCACTGATGCCACTTTCAAAGACCCCGACAGGCCAATATTTTTTCACTCCTTGGGAAACAGTTTTTGCAACCTCTGTGTACGCTTGCGCATTTAGGGTATTCTTGATTGTTAATGAGAATGCTTCACGTGCATTAATGGCTTTACTTGGTTTTGACAATCAAAGACTAGACAAGGCGCAGAGAACAATGGCACACAGAATGTATAATAATTTGATGAACAGAGATAATAGTTACGTTGTCGATGACTCTTGTAGTGTCAATGATTCTGTTCTGTCCGAGCAAAGTTTTTTCGTGTATCAATCGCGTGGAGAAGAAGGTTGCTGTACCAGATGTGGAGCGGTGGAAGTAAACACTTTTGAACCTTGCTGGAACTGTGCCCTTGCCAGACAGCAAGTTGTAGCTTCAAGACTTAAGTGCAAATACTGCAAGCCATAATATTCAGATGTTAGGAATATACATGTTCACACAATAGCGTAGTAACGTATTTAAACGAGTACCTGATATCAGGCAGGGCATGTGAGTAATTGATTAATGAGTTGTACATAAATTCTTTTCTCCACCGGAATATTCCGCTGTTTGTTTTAAAAGGTAATCGGAGTTATTACGGAATAAATGTATAGACATTACTTATTCTTTTGATATGCGTTCGGCATACGCGCATTTCCAGTATTGTATTTAAGCAGCCAATATGAATAACTGACAAAAAGGTCC from Planctopirus ephydatiae encodes:
- a CDS encoding vWA domain-containing protein, encoding MTRRDLTHITFVLDRSGSMTAIKSATIESFNAFLNSQKALPGCATMTLVQFDYAYELLANMQPLEAIPELDIKTFIPRGSTALLDAMGRAIAETGEALSRPPEADRPGTVIFVTLTDGEENSSLQFDMATINQQISHQRSVYQWQFVFLAANQDAIATAANLGIGAGQALRFATNPEKVAATFDIMSAQMQKVRAAKMADDDADNPLLREIEFTDAMRILADE
- a CDS encoding helix-turn-helix transcriptional regulator, which codes for MSDTTQILRQWMLLRILSARRQGVSLKALAEELKASTKTIQRDLALLQQLAFPIEQEVSSHGRKLWKMTDTTGIPALTFTLEEAAALYWGSQFLEGLAGTYFWQGSRTALKKIRTALGAPALKHLQKLATGIHLTHAKVVDYESRAKMIDDLMVAMEERRLTVITYQSLRATEPVTLLDIHPYALVHHKHALYVIAWSKDHESIRTFKVDRITHVELHQWIFDRPEDFDPAVHLEHSFGIFSSSKAPETVKVRFAANVSRILEEKKFHPSQKLTTQWDGSILAEYQLGPLEELTSWLLSFGPQVEVLEPEHLRKRVIDSLRQTLHYYEKPDLPPSSTLAPTYSLPTKRKAK